One window of the Pedobacter ginsengisoli genome contains the following:
- a CDS encoding helix-turn-helix transcriptional regulator, whose product MLLKTRGALTAGEISKELGITSEGARLQLIKLSEEGLIKSTNESKGVGRPTVYFSLTEEGNAGFPDTHAELTVKLIQLVKTTLGDEALDKVIAAGELAGKERYSNELQSITDLEGRISQLADIRTREGYMAEYSKDEQGYLLVENHCPICAAAQVCQGFCTSELNTFKLVLGEDIDITRVNHIIAGDRRCAYRITLKKAS is encoded by the coding sequence ATGTTATTAAAAACCCGGGGAGCGTTAACCGCAGGAGAAATTTCAAAAGAACTTGGAATTACAAGCGAGGGGGCACGTCTGCAACTTATTAAATTAAGCGAAGAGGGATTAATTAAATCGACCAACGAATCCAAAGGGGTTGGCAGGCCCACTGTATATTTTAGTTTAACAGAAGAAGGAAATGCAGGTTTTCCTGATACACATGCTGAACTTACCGTTAAACTGATACAGCTTGTAAAAACTACACTGGGTGATGAGGCTCTTGATAAAGTGATAGCAGCAGGCGAGCTGGCTGGAAAAGAAAGATATTCGAATGAATTGCAGTCAATTACTGACCTTGAAGGCCGCATATCTCAGCTTGCTGATATCCGTACCCGAGAAGGGTATATGGCTGAATATAGTAAAGATGAACAAGGCTATTTATTGGTAGAAAATCACTGTCCTATTTGTGCCGCAGCACAGGTTTGTCAGGGTTTTTGTACTTCTGAACTTAACACTTTTAAGTTAGTACTTGGTGAGGATATAGACATTACGCGGGTAAACCATATCATTGCCGGCGACAGAAGATGTGCCTATAGAATAACATTGAAAAAGGCCAGTTAA